TCTAATAAACAGTCTCACACCACTGGGATTATCACCACGCGCTGGAGAGCCAACCCAAACAGCCTCGGTAAAGTGAAACATATGGATCATATGGACCAAAGATCTGAGGTGAATTTGCCCCAAATTTGACTCACTCAGGTGGGATTCCCTTGAAtgagtcttttttctctccaaaccgAGTGGAAAGTCCCAGCTTTAAGCTGCACTTCCAACAAAGCTTTCCTGTATTCACCATTATTCTCTGCCTAGTATTTGTCTCCGATTTCAGTGGAATCAAATCAGagctttttttatattaagtgtctactttattttcataaggGGTAAAACCCTATTTAAACTTTATGGTATGAAGGAGGGAATTGGCAGCGTCGAAGCTACTGTTAACATATGTAAGTTCCTTTATAAAAATCCCAAAAGTTTCATATGCTTTGACAGGCGGGCACTGCACACGCAGAATGTATTTGAATCTCTCCGCCAGCTGTTACAGTACGTGTATGAATTCGTCAAGAATCAAGGGTTTACATGTTGATTGAAATATattgtcttatttatttttttcagaaagagTGTTCTAACTTCATTCGAGTCCTCCAGCCGTACAACCAGACCCACCTGTACATCTGCGGCACAGGAGCCTTCCACCCCATCTGTGCTTATCTGGAAATGGGCAAGAAAGCAGAGGTATAATACATTTGGTGCACTGATGTCAGTTTACCATATGTTGTGGGCTTTTAATCAGTTATATATATGCAAATGgtaatttagattttaaaattgTGCTTTAATTTAAAAGTCATGAAATGTGACACCGGTGCTATAGTGAACTAATGAGAGACAAAGTCCAATATTGTTTCCCCTAAAACAATTTGTGCAACTGCACCACTTGTCTAATcacatgcgcgcacgcacacacacacacacacacacactaccgcacgcgcacacacttgtCTGTGAGGCACAGCGGTGCTCATTCCCCTCATTGATTATCTTCTCATCAATGTGTTCCTTTGTGTGGAGAAGTGGAAAAAAGCAGTCACTACACGGTTTCGACTGCAGCCGTCGGAAATTAAACAACCGCTCCCCGACATAAAAGTTTAATCAGTCAGTCTGATAGAGGTCTACAAGCGAATCAATGAAACAGCGTGGGTTCTGTTGCCCGACAATGGGGAGGGGATTGAGTGTTTGCACCATGCAGATTTTTAGTATAGGAGACCCTGCGTGTGTTCTCTTGAGTTTAAACACGTGTTGTCAGTAATTGAATTACCGAAAAGTGAGTGAGTTGGATCTCTCTTTTGTAACTTTCCTTCTAATGTATTTAAAGACTCTGGGGGTGATTTGTGCTTTCTCTTCTTAATCCTTCTTTATTcccctttgtttttgttagttGCTACAGACTCTGCTGTTTTTCTGacctgaaatgttttaatttttttgtaactcCACAGTGTGAAAGAAAATCCTTTTGGTCATATCTACCTCTAGTTGTGGTGCATCCCATTCCAAAAGTAGTTAGGTATAATCAGAATATGTTGTAATTTGAAACACAGGCTATAAATGAACCTTTGGCCGGGCTTTATTTGGCTTTCACTGGCCTCATTTTGAACTCTGACCCATTCCACCACAGGACAACATCTTTCGCCTGGGATCTCTCTTTGAGAACGGCCGCGGGAAAAGCCCCTACGACCCCAAAATgctctccgcctctctcctGATCGGTGAGTTTGATCTCTGCCTTCGATTAGTTCCAGGAAATGTGTGTTCACTTCAGAGCTGCTCATTTGTTCCTAACTTTACTTTCTCACTGGCAGATGGAGAACTGTACTCTGGCACATCTGCTGATTTCATGGGAAGGGACTTTGCTATTTTCCGTACGCTGGGAGATCATCATCCAATCAGAACAGAGCAGCATGATTCAAGATGGctgaatggtaaaaaaaaaaagaagaaaaaaaattatattattaaatgaCTCTACTGGAATTTGTCACTGTAGTCTACTTATCTTTGTTGCTTTTCCTGGGTGTTAAAAAAGGCCATTTGCATTTCCGAGCTAAAAGAGGAAGCTAGCAGCGTTCAGACTGCAAAAAGTGGATAACGCATGAATACACGTaaacttcaacaaaaaaataattaaagtaaaatgttgccgacaaacacaaatgaactaTTCAATACTAGGTGGAAGTAAGTCCTTGTCATTGGCCAGTCTCAGAAAAACGATTACCACAGAGCTTTTCCAGTGAATTTTAAAGCATCCAATTCTCTCACAAGCCTCGAGTCTCCGGTCGTTTCCATTCCTGTGCATGTGCAGACATCAGATATCAGAGCCCATTCACAAAGTCACTGGAATTGTCTGCGCGGGTGAGATTAGCGCGGCAGAGGACGGGTTTATTGACTGTTCTGTCCGTCCGGCTATCAGTCGGCACCGCGGAGGGCTAAGGGAGCCACAAAAGGTCAGTTTGAACCTTTCCCTCAAGCTGTGCCATCccgtttgcccccccccccccccccctttcccacAGAACTAATCCGCTCTCAGCTGTTTTTCCTGTCGTGGAGTCAAATTCCTCTCAGTTCCCCTCAACATCCCCCCAGCACCAtcaaaaatcacaaacactggCCTCTGCAGTGCTGATTACCGTGACATATTAATAAAGAGCGATTTAAAAGGGAGAAGTCATTGTTGCCGCGTTAATCCCCATCGATCTTTCACCTTGTTTATACAAATTCGCTGGGGATTGTATCCATTCGGCAAAATCCAACTCCTTCTCCACAAAAGGGGGATTGTAATTGCGCGGCTTACCGGGATGGGGATATTCTGTTGAGCCTTTATCAACATGGTTACTTGGTACTCGCATGTAACAAGAAAGAAACTCGGGGATGAATGCTTAATAGCAGCTGAttcaaaaaaaggatttggggTTAAATGGTAGCTTTGGATCTTCTAGCCTTGATTCTTGAATTTTTATTTACACATCTCTTCACCTTTTAGTGCCCTCTCACTCACAAGGAGGTGGGATTAAATCTCCTCTGAATAAAGTGGCCTTGTGTTGGGAATTAAATGTAAAGAATTGTAAGACCTCAATGGGAGCAGCCTGTTTTTGTACATGAGCATGTGCGCACAGTTGGATTTATACATGTGTGGATTTAACGGCACATATTCACAATAAAGGTATGAAGCATGTGTGGGGCACAAATGATTCATGCCAGAGGTCTCACACCCGCGCTGCGCTTATAAATCTGCTTCCCACTTTGGCCACAATCTCCTTTTTCACAGCTACTCTATATATCCTAAAACGCTACGGAGGCGTAACATGGCACGGCTTGTTTCTCTCCAGCTAACCCCCGGGCTTTTAGACACAGGCTCGATTTACGCGTGACGACGCCTCAGTGACTGTGGCCACTTTCCCTCGGCCCGCGTGCCCCTTAGAGTCAAGATATATCTCAGCCCCGGGGCCACCGGCCTGCCCGTTTAGCTTTGATTTCCTCCCGTGCTTAAAGTTGAGATAAATTTATTCATGGGTTACCCGGGACAATCGgagccatgtgtgtttgtgaggatgTGGCCTGGAGACGGGGGTTATATGGGATTTGGACTTGGGAGTGCTCACTTGGGGTAAAGTCAGATATTATAACACCGGGGTGTAAAGTAAATTGCTGTTATTACTGAGCCGTGACTGGAGAGTATCACGGGGGATTGGTATCTGAGGTGTAAAATAGGGGTGAAGGGCTTGTCATTGGGACAGAGGTCGGATCGTAAAATTACTTTTGTGTAAAGGTGCTAGAGGTGATTCGGTTTGTGTATaagaagaaatgtgtgatttttggCCATGTCCTGTGCACTGTAACGCCAAGCCATTctggttcattcatttttcctttttttactcCAGACCCCAGGTTCATCAACGTGCACTTGATCCCAGAGAGTGATAACCCCGAAGACGACAAGCTCTTCCTGTTTTTCAAAGAGAACGCCATGGATGGAGAGAACACTGGCAAGGCCACCATCGCCAGGATAGGACAACTGTGTAaggtaacaacacacacacacacaacaaaatccTTGCAATGAAAAGACTTTTACATAACTATGTAGGTGTTGGAGTGAAAGCATACAGAGATGTGTTGATGTCATTACAGAACGATATGGGAGGACACAGGAGTTTGGTGAACAAGTGGACCACTTTCCTCAAGGCCCGGCTAATGTGTTCGGTCCCCGGGGTCAATGGCATTGATACACACTTTGACGAACTACGTAAGGGTGTTTTCTTTCATGCGCACATGAACAAGAGATTCCTCACAGACACGCATCCTCCTCACAATGCCGTTAGAAAACATCCGCGTCACCCactctttattttgtattttcagaggACGTTTTTCTCATGAGCGCCAAGGACCCAAAGAATCCAGTGATCTACGCTGTATTCACCACATCCAGGTACAATCCCATCCAGATCTTTTCAGGATGACCTCCATTGTCTGTGTGCAAGGGCTCATATTCTCAAATAGACACAGATGCTGGTAgtgtcatatttgttttgttgacttGTTGCTAGGAGACAAGAAGGAGCTGATATGAATTAAATGGGCAACAGTCCTGGACaagttattttcctttatttgaaaaacacacacttcaaaaattCTCCCTTTCACATCCTTCATCCCTTTATCTGTTATTTCCTAAgcattttaaatgacagaaaaatgagaGCGACCGAGTGTGCCCATGTCAAATTCCCAGACAGCGCTCCCCGTTCCCATAATCCACTTATAGGTGTCTTATGGCTGCTTTCCCCCTATATGGCTCCCCCGCCCTCGACTCAGATTGGGGATTGCTTTTAGCCAAATCCCAATTCGCCGCTACCTGTTCCCTTCTTTCATTGAAACCTTGGCAGGGGCTTGTAGGGAAATCAGATTAAGGAgcgggagggagcgagagaaaggCGATATTCACCCGGTGGAACGCAGGCCTCTCGCCTGGTTGCCGTCTGTCAGAGGACGGGTGTGGCTCTATTGAAGCATGCGGAGGGGTGAAGGCACGAGCAAAAGGCACATAAATGAGTTGAAATGGCGCAGATGGTGGCACTTATCGTGATGATAATGAATTTGCATTTGGGAAGGAGGGGGGGCTTGTGTCCAGTAGTGTCTCTAAACCGCTTTGAAAGGAGGACGAGCACCATCCATCTCCATGTCACAAGAACAACAGGCTGAGTTGAATGGTGGCGCCCGCTAACGCATGGTGACAGCCGCCTTGCGTCACCAGGGCCCGTATGGTCTTTTATCAGCTCTCTGGAATGTGTCCAAACCGAAAGGTTGGTGCACAGTGGTGGGCGTACACCTACACACCCACATGTGTGGCCACCcagacacacgcatgcacacacacacatatgcatgcgTTAAAATTCAATTATAGGGCATTGAGGAATTAGAGTGGTTTAATTGGTTTTCTAAGTGGCCGGTTTTCAGAGATGAATAGCGCAGAGATTCAGAGGGACTGGCTTTTAATATCACTACTTAATGAGGCACAACGAAGCTGCCACCGGCAGATCAATGTTTGATTGTGTCCCtatacggtgtgtgtgtgtgtgtgtgtgtgtgtgtgtgtgtgtgtgtgtgtgtgtgtgtgtgtgtgtgtgtgtgtaccccactgaagctgtgtgtgtgtatctgcacaaacacattttcacctttCCTCTCAAGCACAGACATAGGATTGTCTGTTTTTGCCCCGTGGAGTTAATTGAATTTCTCTGtaattaacattttcaaatgctaaTCCATTCATCTTCCACGCTTTGGTGGATAAtgtcggctgtgtgtgtgtgtgtgtgtgtgtgtgtgtgtgtgtgtgtgtgtgcgcgcgtgtgcgtgtgcgcaagCGCCAGCCACATCCTTAATTAGTCTGATACAACTTCCCGTTGCAGTCAGCAAGACAAAAGGATGTCGCAAATCTTACCCAAGCATTTGGTTCCTGCAAACGCAAGAGATTTGCCgaccaaatgaaaacatgtcatcTCTGAAAAAGTGACACTTGGAAAGTTGATGTCAGATTTAGAATattcatctattcatccatTATCAATATCCTGATCCTTTTTAATGGTTGTGaggagggggctggagccaatcccagctagcTGAGAATATCTAATCTATTCAAATTGTTTAACAGATCTCCTTACACACTGTCAGAGGTTAATGCACTTGGTGGTGCTCAAAGCAAACATCAGGCTCACTGGCTTACTTTGTCCTAATCtccacatgaatatttaaaaacctCCTGTGGAATATGTATCTTGGATTGTTCTCTTGGAACATATATGAGTCATAGCTCAAGTTGCTGTGTTTTGGATGACCCGGGACAGAGcataaattgaaataaaatccaCATAATTTCCCTGCTTTTTGCGTGATTGATTGAACCTTGCCTGCGATGGACTTTGTCTGGCTAGCACAAGTAAAAATCCGCCCATCTGGCTACGGGCAAACGCTCGCAAAAACATTGGAGGGGATTTCAAATATGCTCTGAAGCAGGTCTCCCCTTTTGTTGGTGGCGTGCCCAAATTCCTGTCTGTTCTCAAGATGCTGGAAGCAATCACAGAGGAGTTCCAATCTGTCATTCCCATACTTAGGTAATGACAACCCCGCTCCCCTCTGTCTTTGTGCGATGAAGGGtcattttgttgtctttcttcAGTATTTCACAAGCCCCTAATCCCTGCCTTGCGACCGATCACCTATAAATCCCCtttgttcatctgtgtgtcATCTTTCTTGATTTCACCGCCTCCCCCCATCCGCTCTCTTTTCTCCTTAATCTCTTTTCACTTTGTCTCTCACCCCTttctccatcccccccccccccccccccccccccccctccacagtAACATCTTTAAAGGCTCAGCAGTGTGTATGTACAACATGGCAGACATAAGGAGGGTTTTCCTGGGTCCCTACGCCCACAGAGACGGACCCAACTACCAGTGGGTGCCCTTCCAAGGGAGGGTGCCCTACCCTCGGCCCGGCACGGTGAGTTTCCACATGAACAGTTGCCTTCAAAGGCAGTGAACATTTCCATGACACCAGATACACACAGCACATGCTCACACTCTCCAATTTCTGTTTTTCCTACGAGATATTGATGCCGTTTTTACATTCCAGTGTCCCAGTAAGACGTTTGGAGGTTTCGACTCCACCAAGGACCTTCCCGACGACGTCATCACCTTTGCCCGGGGTCACCCGGCCATGTATAACCCAGTGCACCCGATAGGGGGGCGTCCCATCATGGTGAGGACAGATGTGGACTACCAGTTCTCCCAGCTAGTGGTGGACCGAGTGGAGGCAGAGGACGGACAGTACGACGTCATGTTTATCGGCACAGGTACTCAACTTCGCGTGGTTTGTCATTTGCAGATTGGGACTTCACTTATGCATTGCAtcactaacaaacaaaaaaaaagcgatATCAGAATAGGATTGCATATACACATAATGTGTGTCCGTTGTCTGCCAGATATGGGAACGGTGCTGAAGGTGGTGACGATCCCCCGAGAGAGCTGGCACGACCTGGAAGAGGTGGTCCTGGAAGAGATGACTGTCTTCAGGGTACGACGTTGAAAAATTGAGTGTGAACAACACTTTGTGGCGAATAAAAACCAGGCACGGTGTCCGTAGATGTGGTGTTCAAcaggctgtgtttgttttgtacaggAGCCCACGGCCATTACTGCGATGGAGCTGTCCACCAAGCAggtaaaaaaactgttttcacacgTTATCATTTGCACGAAAGTTGTCGACAAGGTGGCAAGTccaagggaaacaaaaaaagggaactgGTGGGCCTTTAAGGAAACACTGGTatccaaaaacaaatatatctaaTGTGCCTACCGAGAACACAACTCGCAACCACCCTCTTTCAACACGAACATTTCCAACTGAGCCACACAGGAACCTTCACGTTGTAATTCCTCGCTGTTTCTTTGGCTCCCGCAGCAACAGCTGTACCTCGGCTCGTCCCTCGGCGTATCGCAGATGTCCTTACACCGTTGCGAGGTGTATGGGAAAGCTTGCGCTGAGTGCTGCTTGGCCAGAGACCCGTATTGCGCCTGGGACGGCACCGAATGCTCAAGATACTTTCCAACTGCCAAGAGGTAggcgcgcacactcacacattcaacACTTCTCCTTCGACCATTatttgtgaggttttttttttgggtcgGGTTTGCTGAGCGTGTGCGCCTCTTTTCGGCAACATCCTGCCTTTTGTTTTGACGCCTTCGCACGCACACCTGGGAGTTATCAGTACACCTGCAGTGTTCTGTGTTGCAATTGGCTTTAAAGACTTTGCTCAAGGGCATTTCAACATGCAACCCCGGTTCGCTGACCTCAGACGTCCACTGGCCTATTAGCAAGTGCGCCCAATTCCAAAAAATGCACACGGGTGCACGCCAAAACATCTAAATGTGGAAGTAATCGGGAATATTACACAAAATACGGTCATtaaatcacacgcacacacgcgctaAGTATGCTTTCCAAGAGGTAGAATCCAGCAACCCGGCTAATAACTGCTGCCAGTTACAGTTGTTCTGAGTTGTGAGCCCACCAACTTACAGCAAAGAAGAACAcgcagacacaaagacacactcacacacacacacacacacactaaattatAGCCAACAGGAGCTGTCTGACCGCTTCACCCTGCAGCCAAGAGGTATGAACATACACACCCTCAAATTACCCTCTGCTGTATCCAGCGGGATTAGGCCGACCACTacagccctcacacacacacacacacacacacacacacagagctactACACCCCTGCGTCTCATTCATCCAGAACTTCTCACACCAGCAGAAGGAGGCCAGTGGGTAAACTCCAGCCTGGCAGGGTTACAGACGGGGTGGCACACCCCATGGTTAAGGCCAGGGCcggctcctctctgctctgcaaaTATTTTCCCTCTCCCAGAATGGGAACCAGACACCGGGGCCCGCACGTGCTCAGACGGCCAAAAAGACAGGAATGTCAGCTCAGGAAATGTACAGAGGAGGGacatgtgtgtgagaaagagacagagatgagtTTCCAAATATTTACAGCATATAGACgtaaggaagggaggagggaagtggCCATATTTTGTCTGcaggattcacacacacacacacacacatgccattacacttcatctgtttctttttcacctAAAATGgttccactccccccccccctactttATTCCTTTCTTTAAACCCTCTCGCCTCACCTTTGGCttacccctcctctccctgctggaGTTTTACAGCATCCGTCAGAAATTTTAAGCCATGGCAACTAGAAACAGGGAAGATACATTGGCAGTGAGGTATCATCAGTAAAGCCAGGCTATGAAAGCTCCTCAAATTtgcagtaaaatgtaaaacaaaaagcagaatgaCATTGGTGTCGAGAGGAAAGAGAGCGACCCTGCTTTTGCGAGGCATTTCAAGGGCGAAACAATACCGTATGTGTTTCATAATGACGACTCATCAGAAGGCGATGGAGCTCGCTGTTTTATTGCTCAGCAGGTTTATGTTTCTTACATTCTGCCAGGGttcctgctttttcttttttacacccATGTGTTTTAACAGTGGAGTAAAGGTTGAACAAATACCACATTTACTATTCCTTAAATGGGGAGATAAATGTGGACCAGCATTGGGGCAACATTGCCCCCTAGTGGTTGAAAATGAGCAGTACAAGAGAACGGAACATGTGACATGTTGCATTTCGGGTCTCTTTTGTAGACAGTGTTGCTTAAATTGCCTGCACACCAGCGTTTTTGGATAAATTTAACTTCAGCGTTTCTTTCCAGGCGAACCAGACGACAGGACATCCGAAACGGAGACCCTCTCTCCCAGTGCTCAGACCTCCAGCATCACGGTACTTTGATGACACTAataacacaccaacacactctcctcctctttcccacgcacacacacgagtctCAGTCTGCTTCCTGTGTCTTTGAGTAGAAGACGCGGACGGCCTGGGAGGCAGAGTGGAGGACAGGAGTGTGTTCGGCGTGGAGAACAGCAGCATGTTCCTGGAGTGCAGCCCCAAGTCTCAGAGAGCGCTCATCTACTGGCAGCTGCAGAAGCCCAACGATGATCGGAagcatgaggtgtgtgtgtgtgtgtgtgtgtctgtgtgtgtctgtgtgtgtgtgtttctcatgaTGTATTCCTCATTTCCCTTTTGAAATCAGGCAGTATGTTAGAAAATGTGTCAACTGCATTTGAGGGATTATAACATTCGGACTACAGCATCTATTCCAAGCTAATTAGATTcctgcagacaaaacaatttCTCCGAAGGGCCAGACCTTTCCTGCTCTGCAATCATGTCATAACATCTGACCCTATTGACCTTTAACCTATTAGACCTAGAGAGAGTGAAAACCTTGGGTTGCGGATGTTTAGATTGACTTTTGACCCTATGATGTAAAAGAGTGTTGTGGCTATACTTGTCTTCaggttgatttgattttggtaGAAGGGGAGATGAAACACATCTTCAGCTAAATTTGAAATTCTGAACGggtttacaatttttttttgccatgatataactatttgttttcctctgtctttttcaGATCAAACTAGACGACAGGGTACTCCGTACAGACCAGGGTCTGCTCATACGCAGTCTAACACAGTCTGACACTGGTGTATACCACTGCCAGGCTGTTGAGCACGGCTTCATTCAGCCCCTCCTGCGCCTCAACCTCCAGGTAATCCCCGCCCAGAAACTGGGCGACATCCTTCCAGGGCTCCCCGGTGCGGGAGGCGGCGTAGGTCAGTCTGCCAAGCACAGGGTGTGGTACAGagatttcctctctctcctggacC
This region of Scophthalmus maximus strain ysfricsl-2021 chromosome 12, ASM2237912v1, whole genome shotgun sequence genomic DNA includes:
- the LOC118282805 gene encoding semaphorin-3ab-like isoform X1; translated protein: MDYLFGIVVLLCGAVQPGRGVEPKHNVPRLKLSYKEMLDSSNLVTFNGLANSSSYDTFLLDEERGRLLVGAEDHIFSFDLVNINRDFKQIAWPATPSKRDECKWAGKDYGKECSNFIRVLQPYNQTHLYICGTGAFHPICAYLEMGKKAEDNIFRLGSLFENGRGKSPYDPKMLSASLLIDGELYSGTSADFMGRDFAIFRTLGDHHPIRTEQHDSRWLNDPRFINVHLIPESDNPEDDKLFLFFKENAMDGENTGKATIARIGQLCKNDMGGHRSLVNKWTTFLKARLMCSVPGVNGIDTHFDELQDVFLMSAKDPKNPVIYAVFTTSSNIFKGSAVCMYNMADIRRVFLGPYAHRDGPNYQWVPFQGRVPYPRPGTCPSKTFGGFDSTKDLPDDVITFARGHPAMYNPVHPIGGRPIMVRTDVDYQFSQLVVDRVEAEDGQYDVMFIGTDMGTVLKVVTIPRESWHDLEEVVLEEMTVFREPTAITAMELSTKQQQLYLGSSLGVSQMSLHRCEVYGKACAECCLARDPYCAWDGTECSRYFPTAKRRTRRQDIRNGDPLSQCSDLQHHEDADGLGGRVEDRSVFGVENSSMFLECSPKSQRALIYWQLQKPNDDRKHEIKLDDRVLRTDQGLLIRSLTQSDTGVYHCQAVEHGFIQPLLRLNLQVIPAQKLGDILPGLPGAGGGVGQSAKHRVWYRDFLSLLDHPDLNSVEEFCDRVWKKDRKPKKAKTPNGNDRGKPEGTGAANSGLRPKALAPNAQRQQAGPPQSRTWLQAGAPTVEGPARGQNTQKGQTNLGTLSGQAAKNNAKVQSGQRGQGSMAGSQAAGGTRANSQHAAKWRRIQENKKGRNRRTHELQRPPRSV
- the LOC118282805 gene encoding semaphorin-3aa-like isoform X2 produces the protein MLDSSNLVTFNGLANSSSYDTFLLDEERGRLLVGAEDHIFSFDLVNINRDFKQIAWPATPSKRDECKWAGKDYGKECSNFIRVLQPYNQTHLYICGTGAFHPICAYLEMGKKAEDNIFRLGSLFENGRGKSPYDPKMLSASLLIDGELYSGTSADFMGRDFAIFRTLGDHHPIRTEQHDSRWLNDPRFINVHLIPESDNPEDDKLFLFFKENAMDGENTGKATIARIGQLCKNDMGGHRSLVNKWTTFLKARLMCSVPGVNGIDTHFDELQDVFLMSAKDPKNPVIYAVFTTSSNIFKGSAVCMYNMADIRRVFLGPYAHRDGPNYQWVPFQGRVPYPRPGTCPSKTFGGFDSTKDLPDDVITFARGHPAMYNPVHPIGGRPIMVRTDVDYQFSQLVVDRVEAEDGQYDVMFIGTDMGTVLKVVTIPRESWHDLEEVVLEEMTVFREPTAITAMELSTKQQQLYLGSSLGVSQMSLHRCEVYGKACAECCLARDPYCAWDGTECSRYFPTAKRRTRRQDIRNGDPLSQCSDLQHHEDADGLGGRVEDRSVFGVENSSMFLECSPKSQRALIYWQLQKPNDDRKHEIKLDDRVLRTDQGLLIRSLTQSDTGVYHCQAVEHGFIQPLLRLNLQVIPAQKLGDILPGLPGAGGGVGQSAKHRVWYRDFLSLLDHPDLNSVEEFCDRVWKKDRKPKKAKTPNGNDRGKPEGTGAANSGLRPKALAPNAQRQQAGPPQSRTWLQAGAPTVEGPARGQNTQKGQTNLGTLSGQAAKNNAKVQSGQRGQGSMAGSQAAGGTRANSQHAAKWRRIQENKKGRNRRTHELQRPPRSV